One genomic window of Cellulophaga sp. Hel_I_12 includes the following:
- a CDS encoding SusC/RagA family TonB-linked outer membrane protein: MKNKSICKGRFLIRSLGYLMVFFTYMQISASTTFHTPSLSIKLDRLQAIIKGEITDTNGVPLAGVAVMVEGSSSGVTSDMDGNFSIQASPNDILIFSALGFVTQNVLVNQQNILRIQMVEAITQLEGITLNAGYYTVKEKERTGNIAKLSAKIIEKQPVNNPLAAMQGHLSGVNIVQNTGVPGGGFNIEIRGRNFLNGGTEPLYIVDGVPYGSESLESVSISQGINGANISPLNAMNPNDIESIEVLKDADATAIYGSRAANGVVLITTKKGKTGKTKFNVNMSSTLGTVSHFLNLMNTQEYLEVRREGISNDGFGSFLENPAFDFVWPDIKSWDQNRYTDWQKVLIGGTSYRNQLQLSISGGSDQTQFLISSAYQNETTVFPGDSKYGKVTVNSNINHQSKDNKFKINLSTLYSRETNNLPRTDLANKAYTLEPNAPTLYDENGNLNWENNTFDNPLALLQEDYNVNINTLIANAGISYDLTKNLEFKTSLGFTTYDLDSYRILPSTARNPSFGFTPESYSTLTTNSGSRQSWIVEPQLQWKQQWNKLGLNVLVGSTFQKQTSEQFVVSGRGFPSNELIRNLSAAQTLQVVEDSASEYNYQAFFGRINFNWDSKYILNFTGRRDGSSRFGPGKQFGNFGAVGLAWLFSEEPLLKESSFLSFGKLRGSFGTTGSDNIGDYQFLDTYRVSGLNYNGVGIIEPSGIFNPLFGWEVNKKLEVALELGFFKDRLLLNSSWYQNRSSNQLIGIPLAATTGFSSLTGNFDATVENTGFEFDLYSSNIKGTNFQWNSTFNITLPENRLVRFPGLETSVFANRYVIGESLSIIKLFEAQGVNPETGIYQFKDFNGDGLITGLEDRKFIEDFSPDFFGGLGNNFSYKNISLDLFFQFKKQRGYNSFVTQTAPGFRRNGPVDLLDRWQEVGDEVSVTQATASLNPQGFEARDNQRFSTAAVSDASFIRLRNISFSYHIPKTKKYGLDVNVYLQGQNLWTITNYDGPDPEQTSTLILPPLRQITLGLQLGF, from the coding sequence ATGAAAAATAAATCGATTTGTAAGGGTCGTTTCCTAATTCGCAGTCTAGGCTATCTAATGGTCTTTTTTACTTACATGCAAATTTCGGCATCAACCACTTTTCATACACCTAGTTTATCCATAAAACTAGATAGGCTACAAGCAATAATTAAAGGAGAAATTACCGATACCAATGGGGTTCCGCTAGCAGGAGTGGCTGTTATGGTTGAGGGCAGTAGCTCTGGGGTTACTTCAGATATGGACGGTAATTTCAGTATTCAAGCCAGCCCCAATGATATACTAATTTTTTCTGCCTTAGGTTTTGTAACCCAAAATGTGCTAGTAAACCAACAAAATATTTTACGCATTCAAATGGTAGAAGCTATAACTCAATTAGAGGGTATAACGCTTAATGCCGGATATTATACGGTAAAAGAAAAAGAGCGTACAGGAAATATTGCAAAATTAAGCGCTAAAATTATTGAAAAACAACCAGTGAATAATCCATTGGCAGCAATGCAGGGCCATTTATCAGGGGTTAATATTGTACAAAATACAGGTGTACCAGGAGGAGGTTTCAATATTGAAATTCGAGGTAGAAATTTTCTCAATGGCGGAACAGAACCTTTATATATTGTGGATGGTGTTCCTTATGGTTCAGAATCTTTAGAATCAGTAAGTATATCGCAAGGGATTAATGGGGCTAACATTAGCCCTCTCAATGCCATGAATCCAAATGACATTGAAAGTATTGAGGTGCTTAAAGATGCCGATGCTACAGCTATTTATGGGTCAAGAGCTGCAAACGGGGTTGTGCTAATAACCACTAAAAAAGGGAAAACGGGAAAAACTAAGTTTAACGTAAACATGAGCTCTACCCTTGGGACGGTGTCTCATTTTTTAAATCTGATGAATACACAAGAGTATTTAGAGGTCCGTAGAGAAGGTATCAGTAACGATGGCTTTGGATCATTTTTAGAAAACCCTGCTTTTGATTTTGTGTGGCCTGATATAAAATCTTGGGATCAAAACCGATACACCGATTGGCAAAAAGTATTAATCGGAGGAACTTCTTACCGAAATCAATTGCAACTTTCTATATCGGGAGGAAGTGATCAAACTCAATTTTTAATCAGTAGTGCTTATCAAAATGAAACCACGGTATTTCCGGGAGATTCAAAATATGGAAAGGTAACAGTAAATTCTAACATCAATCATCAGTCAAAAGATAATAAGTTCAAGATAAACCTGTCCACCCTATATTCCCGAGAAACAAATAACTTGCCACGAACCGACCTTGCCAATAAGGCCTATACTTTAGAGCCTAATGCACCTACGCTCTACGATGAAAATGGGAATTTAAATTGGGAAAATAATACTTTCGATAATCCATTAGCACTATTACAGGAAGACTATAATGTCAATATCAATACATTAATTGCTAATGCAGGTATCTCTTATGATTTAACAAAAAATCTAGAATTTAAGACTAGTTTAGGTTTTACTACTTACGATCTTGATTCTTATAGAATACTACCAAGCACCGCAAGAAATCCTAGTTTTGGATTTACCCCAGAAAGCTACTCTACACTTACCACCAATAGTGGTTCAAGGCAATCTTGGATTGTAGAACCGCAGTTGCAATGGAAACAACAATGGAATAAATTGGGTTTGAATGTTTTAGTGGGAAGCACCTTTCAAAAACAAACATCAGAACAATTTGTAGTAAGTGGAAGAGGTTTTCCGAGTAATGAATTAATCCGTAACCTTTCTGCTGCACAAACGCTGCAAGTGGTAGAAGATAGTGCTAGTGAATACAACTATCAGGCATTTTTTGGTCGGATCAACTTTAATTGGGATAGTAAATACATTTTAAATTTTACGGGTCGCCGTGATGGTTCTTCTCGGTTTGGACCAGGAAAACAGTTTGGTAATTTCGGAGCGGTAGGTTTAGCCTGGCTTTTTTCAGAAGAACCATTGTTAAAAGAAAGTTCTTTTTTGAGCTTTGGTAAATTACGAGGGAGTTTTGGTACTACTGGTAGTGACAATATTGGAGATTACCAGTTCTTAGATACCTATAGGGTATCAGGTCTTAACTATAATGGGGTCGGTATCATTGAACCTTCAGGAATTTTTAACCCACTTTTTGGATGGGAAGTCAATAAAAAACTGGAAGTAGCTCTCGAACTAGGGTTTTTTAAAGATCGGTTACTTTTAAACAGCTCTTGGTATCAAAATAGATCATCTAATCAACTTATAGGTATCCCATTAGCGGCGACGACAGGCTTTAGCAGCTTAACAGGAAATTTTGATGCCACCGTAGAAAATACAGGATTCGAATTTGATTTATATAGTTCAAACATTAAAGGAACAAATTTTCAATGGAATAGTACTTTTAATATTACGCTTCCTGAGAATAGATTAGTAAGGTTTCCAGGGCTAGAAACGTCAGTCTTTGCAAATCGTTATGTGATTGGCGAATCTCTTTCGATTATTAAACTCTTTGAAGCTCAAGGGGTAAATCCAGAAACGGGGATTTATCAATTTAAAGATTTTAATGGTGATGGGCTTATCACTGGATTGGAGGATCGAAAATTTATTGAAGATTTCTCTCCTGATTTTTTCGGAGGTCTTGGGAATAACTTCAGCTATAAGAATATCTCTTTAGATCTATTTTTTCAATTTAAAAAACAAAGGGGTTACAATAGTTTCGTTACCCAAACAGCCCCTGGCTTTCGTAGAAACGGACCTGTAGATTTGTTAGACAGGTGGCAAGAAGTAGGGGACGAGGTTAGCGTCACACAGGCAACCGCAAGCTTAAATCCCCAAGGTTTTGAAGCTAGAGACAATCAAAGGTTTAGTACCGCAGCGGTATCCGATGCCTCATTTATTCGGTTAAGAAATATTTCTTTCTCTTACCATATTCCAAAAACAAAGAAGTATGGACTGGATGTGAACGTATACCTACAAGGCCAAAATCTATGGACCATTACTAATTATGACGGTCCCGATCCAGAGCAAACTTCAACACTTATTTTACCTCCATTACGTCAAATCACCTTAGGCTTACAATTAGGATTTTAA
- a CDS encoding DUF6520 family protein: MKRTFFKTVLPAFAILLAVGLSFATTTETISDPAYYNHPVLGVQPVPGGSDCPIEGTIPCKFNGFDTFVDPALTLPYLRQM, from the coding sequence ATGAAACGTACATTTTTTAAAACCGTATTACCTGCTTTTGCAATTTTATTAGCAGTTGGGCTATCGTTTGCAACAACGACTGAAACCATAAGTGATCCTGCCTATTACAATCATCCTGTTTTAGGAGTTCAACCTGTTCCGGGAGGTTCTGATTGTCCTATTGAAGGAACAATTCCATGTAAGTTTAATGGATTTGACACCTTTGTAGATCCTGCATTGACTCTTCCTTATCTTAGACAAATGTAA
- a CDS encoding TonB-dependent receptor, whose protein sequence is MKNIFLNTLFLFVSIISFAQTSDISISVRDAETNEPLLGATVYFEELEKGAVTDFDGIARFTEIPNGNLIIKISYIGFETIETTIDVGTKTAFDFKLESGGNELDEVVIQSSRSTRTVRKIPTRIEFIGAEELGEKAVMNPTNISMVLRESTGIQMQQTSLSSGNTNIRIQGLDGRYTQLLRDGFPLYGGFSSGLSILQIPPLDLKQFEIIKGSSSTLYGGGAIAGLINMVSKTPDEEPALDIMLTQTQALGSTANVFYSKRNEKFGVSLYGSGHYQKAYDPEDDDFSNLPKTTSISFNPKFFYYPSEKTTFWFGLNGTYDDRIGGDITKIESGENGIHQYTEENVSKRLSSQAVYETQIDSVSSLTIKNSISFFDRELTIPDFTFDGKQTNTFTEINYQKSANKTDWIFGANLYTSDFDENDNATLQRDQTDITYGAFANNIYDISDNWILETGLRADYNTDFGFFPLPRVSLLYKNDSGFSSRIGGGLGYKIPDIFTEEAEFINFENVLGIDKSSLNAERSYGVNLDFNYQTRLFETVGFSINQLFYVTAINDALLLNSTDNGFFQFENATDEILSKGAETNIKFTYKDFRWFLNYALIDTKLNYLAGNPQKPLTAKHNAGSVLMYESEKWRIGYETFYTGKQFLSNGTETTDFITMGFVAMRNFKWGTTFVNFENFTDRRQSRFSSLVLPPHDNPEFSEIYAPTDGFIFSVGVIIKPFGNEDDD, encoded by the coding sequence ATGAAAAACATATTTTTAAACACATTATTTTTATTCGTATCAATTATATCTTTCGCACAGACGAGTGATATTTCCATTTCTGTTAGAGATGCAGAAACTAACGAACCACTATTGGGAGCGACCGTCTATTTTGAAGAATTAGAGAAAGGAGCAGTAACCGATTTTGACGGAATTGCAAGGTTCACAGAAATCCCAAACGGAAACCTTATTATAAAAATTTCTTACATAGGCTTTGAAACCATAGAAACTACTATTGATGTTGGAACAAAAACAGCGTTCGATTTCAAGCTCGAATCGGGAGGAAATGAACTTGACGAAGTAGTCATACAATCTTCAAGAAGTACAAGAACTGTTAGAAAAATACCGACGAGAATAGAATTTATCGGAGCGGAGGAATTAGGCGAAAAAGCAGTAATGAACCCGACAAATATTTCAATGGTACTTCGAGAAAGTACAGGCATACAGATGCAACAAACTTCGTTAAGTAGCGGAAATACCAACATTAGAATTCAAGGTCTCGATGGACGCTATACACAACTTTTGAGAGATGGATTTCCACTTTATGGCGGTTTTTCCAGCGGTTTGAGTATTTTACAAATTCCGCCATTAGACTTAAAACAATTTGAAATAATAAAAGGAAGTTCATCAACGCTTTATGGTGGTGGTGCAATTGCAGGTTTGATAAATATGGTTTCCAAAACACCAGACGAAGAACCTGCTTTGGATATTATGTTGACACAAACCCAAGCTCTGGGAAGTACAGCAAATGTATTTTACAGCAAACGGAATGAAAAATTTGGTGTTTCACTTTATGGTTCAGGTCATTATCAAAAAGCGTATGACCCAGAAGATGATGACTTTAGTAACTTACCAAAAACAACTTCGATTTCATTCAACCCAAAGTTCTTTTATTATCCATCGGAAAAAACAACATTTTGGTTTGGCTTAAACGGAACGTATGACGACAGAATTGGTGGCGACATCACAAAAATTGAAAGTGGCGAAAATGGCATCCATCAATATACCGAAGAAAACGTATCGAAAAGATTGAGCAGTCAAGCGGTTTACGAAACTCAAATAGATTCCGTCAGTTCATTAACTATCAAAAATAGTATCTCGTTCTTCGACAGAGAACTGACCATTCCCGATTTTACATTTGACGGTAAACAAACCAATACATTCACGGAAATAAACTATCAAAAGTCAGCCAATAAAACAGATTGGATTTTTGGAGCAAACCTATATACTTCTGATTTTGATGAAAATGATAATGCAACTTTGCAACGCGACCAAACAGATATAACTTATGGAGCATTTGCAAATAACATTTATGACATTTCGGATAATTGGATTTTGGAAACAGGATTGCGAGCAGATTACAATACTGATTTTGGCTTTTTTCCGCTTCCACGAGTTTCATTGCTATACAAAAACGATAGTGGATTTTCGAGCAGAATTGGTGGTGGATTAGGTTACAAAATTCCAGATATTTTTACAGAAGAGGCGGAATTTATCAATTTTGAAAATGTACTTGGTATTGATAAATCTTCACTAAATGCGGAACGTTCTTACGGTGTAAATCTTGATTTCAACTATCAAACACGTTTATTTGAAACCGTTGGTTTTTCTATTAATCAACTGTTTTATGTAACTGCGATTAATGATGCATTACTGTTAAATTCAACTGATAATGGATTTTTCCAATTTGAGAATGCAACAGATGAAATTTTGAGCAAAGGTGCTGAAACAAACATCAAGTTTACCTATAAAGATTTTCGTTGGTTCTTGAATTATGCACTCATTGACACAAAATTGAATTATTTGGCTGGAAATCCACAAAAACCGCTAACTGCAAAACATAACGCAGGAAGTGTTTTGATGTACGAATCTGAAAAATGGCGAATCGGTTACGAAACGTTTTACACAGGAAAACAATTTTTGTCTAATGGAACAGAAACAACCGACTTCATAACAATGGGTTTTGTGGCAATGCGAAATTTTAAATGGGGAACAACGTTTGTGAATTTTGAAAACTTTACGGACAGAAGACAAAGCAGGTTTTCGTCATTGGTTTTGCCACCACACGACAATCCAGAATTTTCCGAAATTTATGCACCAACAGACGGTTTTATATTTAGCGTTGGAGTAATAATCAAACCTTTTGGAAACGAAGATGACGACTAA
- a CDS encoding RagB/SusD family nutrient uptake outer membrane protein codes for MKHIIHTIIHLQYALKKVFNQWRYVGFALVLLGAISCSDFVEVDAPKNNLTSETVFKDAATVKSALANIYVKMRDQSMVSGRNGLSTAMGIYSDELDYYLFDVSNTQLNQHSVLASNGLLANWWSSAFTIIYAANDIIKGVENSVSLSPDEKADFKGQALFIRGYMHSLLVALYGDIPYITTTNYIANNKVSRIPIDIVYQNIIADVKEAVSLLKNDVATGERVIPNRATANALLARMYLYTENWELAEAIASKVISNYALETDVNKVFLKNSSSTIWQFKPNGISDRNTYEANQFVIRFIPGQAFSLSEKLLNSFEVGDTRQIAWVGSKTSSDGLTTLFFANKYKAIFNVTESLEYAILFRVEEQYLIRAEARAHLGNIAESQTDLNTIRNRAGLANTIASTKETLLTEILNERFVEFFTEQGQRWFDLKRTEEARNELAPIKSNWKDTHVLLPIPETEIEVNPNLKPQNMGY; via the coding sequence ATGAAACATATAATACATACAATAATCCATCTTCAATATGCCTTAAAAAAGGTTTTCAACCAATGGCGATATGTTGGTTTTGCCCTAGTACTATTGGGAGCTATTTCTTGCTCAGATTTTGTTGAAGTTGATGCGCCAAAAAATAATCTCACCTCAGAAACAGTTTTTAAGGATGCAGCTACTGTAAAATCGGCATTAGCAAACATTTACGTTAAGATGCGTGATCAAAGTATGGTTTCTGGTAGAAATGGATTAAGTACTGCCATGGGTATCTATTCTGACGAATTAGACTATTACTTGTTTGATGTGAGTAATACTCAATTGAACCAGCATAGTGTATTAGCATCTAATGGGCTTCTAGCGAACTGGTGGAGTAGTGCTTTTACTATAATTTATGCAGCCAACGACATTATAAAAGGAGTCGAAAACTCTGTTTCGTTAAGTCCTGATGAAAAGGCGGATTTTAAGGGTCAAGCTTTATTTATTCGAGGCTATATGCATAGTTTGTTAGTCGCACTTTATGGAGATATTCCTTATATCACTACTACGAATTATATAGCTAATAATAAGGTTTCGCGTATTCCAATAGACATCGTTTACCAAAACATTATAGCAGATGTTAAAGAAGCAGTGAGTCTTTTAAAGAATGATGTCGCTACTGGTGAAAGAGTCATTCCTAATAGAGCCACGGCCAATGCCTTATTGGCGCGTATGTATTTGTATACAGAAAACTGGGAATTGGCAGAGGCAATCGCTAGTAAAGTTATCAGTAATTATGCTCTAGAAACAGATGTTAATAAGGTATTTTTAAAAAATAGCTCAAGCACGATATGGCAGTTTAAACCTAATGGTATTTCAGATAGAAACACCTATGAAGCCAATCAATTTGTAATTCGCTTTATTCCGGGGCAAGCTTTTTCGTTAAGTGAAAAATTATTGAACTCTTTTGAAGTAGGTGATACTAGACAAATTGCTTGGGTTGGTAGTAAAACAAGTTCAGATGGCCTAACCACTTTATTTTTTGCGAATAAGTATAAGGCTATTTTTAATGTCACCGAGTCTTTAGAGTATGCCATCCTATTTAGGGTGGAAGAGCAATACTTAATTCGTGCTGAAGCTAGAGCTCATTTAGGGAATATCGCAGAAAGTCAAACAGATTTGAATACCATAAGAAATAGGGCAGGGCTTGCAAATACCATAGCAAGCACCAAAGAAACCTTATTGACTGAAATTCTTAACGAAAGGTTTGTAGAGTTTTTTACAGAGCAAGGACAGCGATGGTTTGATTTGAAACGAACGGAAGAAGCTAGAAATGAATTAGCACCCATAAAATCTAATTGGAAAGATACACATGTTTTATTACCTATTCCTGAAACAGAAATAGAAGTGAACCCCAATTTAAAACCTCAAAATATGGGCTATTAA
- a CDS encoding helix-turn-helix transcriptional regulator, with amino-acid sequence MTNINNQICSYITREWLHPWLKEGKSQNSFAIKHDIDESTIRKIKGEKEYRIPVETLIKICEARNIRLSEFFKLIGQ; translated from the coding sequence ATGACTAACATCAATAATCAAATATGTAGCTATATTACAAGGGAATGGTTGCATCCGTGGCTAAAAGAAGGAAAGTCTCAAAATTCGTTTGCTATTAAACATGACATTGATGAAAGTACTATACGTAAAATAAAGGGAGAGAAGGAGTATCGAATTCCAGTAGAGACTTTAATTAAAATCTGTGAGGCTAGAAATATCAGACTTTCCGAATTTTTTAAATTGATTGGTCAATAA
- a CDS encoding Fur family transcriptional regulator: MQTEEEILKIKKVKNTAVRTVVLRHLLSQEKAQSLKDIENALAYTDRSSIFRTLKKFEENKVIHSIEDGSGMTKYAVCAKGCNCDPKDLHYHFYCTNCDKTFCLFDVPIPKIQLPENFKLQQANMVVKGLCDNCNK; encoded by the coding sequence ATGCAAACCGAAGAAGAAATCCTAAAAATAAAAAAAGTGAAAAACACCGCAGTCAGAACTGTGGTTTTACGTCATCTTTTGAGCCAAGAAAAAGCACAATCGTTGAAAGATATTGAAAACGCATTGGCATATACGGACAGAAGTTCGATTTTCAGAACGCTGAAAAAATTTGAGGAAAACAAAGTCATCCACAGCATTGAAGATGGTTCAGGAATGACCAAATATGCGGTTTGTGCCAAAGGTTGTAACTGCGACCCAAAGGATTTGCACTATCATTTTTATTGCACAAACTGCGATAAAACATTCTGCCTTTTTGATGTTCCTATTCCCAAAATTCAACTTCCCGAAAACTTCAAACTACAACAAGCAAATATGGTCGTAAAAGGTCTATGCGATAACTGTAACAAGTAA
- a CDS encoding MauE/DoxX family redox-associated membrane protein: MATPKIPLQIIVKTICFLFILLWVYAATSKLLMYDEFQIQLSKSPFVSKYSSQLVWIIPLTEYVLAGLFLFQKYILNAFYLSLSMMALFTLYILFVLNFSESIPCSCGGIIGQLSWNEHLFFNVAFILLAFLGIVFLKRQKHIQS; encoded by the coding sequence ATGGCCACTCCTAAAATCCCTCTCCAAATAATCGTGAAAACTATTTGTTTTTTGTTTATTCTTTTATGGGTGTATGCAGCCACAAGCAAACTACTAATGTATGATGAATTTCAAATTCAATTAAGTAAATCTCCCTTTGTCTCAAAGTATTCATCCCAATTAGTTTGGATAATTCCTCTTACTGAATACGTTCTAGCTGGATTATTTCTTTTTCAAAAATATATACTGAATGCTTTTTACCTCAGCCTTTCTATGATGGCACTTTTTACCTTATATATACTTTTTGTTTTAAATTTTAGTGAATCTATACCCTGTTCTTGTGGTGGAATTATAGGCCAATTAAGTTGGAACGAGCATCTTTTTTTCAATGTAGCTTTTATATTACTTGCTTTTCTTGGAATAGTATTTCTTAAAAGACAAAAACATATTCAATCCTAA
- a CDS encoding zinc-dependent metalloprotease: protein MKSYIICLSMLCYFSGRTSISSPEIYSFKTSVELTIKQEQPFLKTYLEGEKLFMEISNTLLNQEMLFVRHNDGQRVVNRHVVWSKFRDRIFLEAIRVESLTGVKIPIPSNPGNNRSILATFSIIKEKSTSETFFIEISDFLLSDHVEWERTSHQSIVKDLSFIKKAKNISNEVLIQTIWGVTKDQARITIPVDFSFYRLLAPMSPRLYDYRMGFKADDYEGGLGYKTKNNIASIARWRLEKKYPDQTLSEPIKPIAFILSPEIPEKWWSYLRKGILDWLPAFEAAGFKNAIVVEDPSSRNTIATEFNSVNHSIVRWGNFRNVRGYEDGGGASINSVIDKRSGEILKSDILMNSTLQFLMDAYFIRCALLDKRAQQYPFPDDLVGELLQSLVAHEAGHSFGLMDGHYGEYAYPFDKMRDQNWLQKMGHTPSIMTYARHNNLVQPEDSIPPSLLIQKVGPTDIYSIRWGYTPFVKTNSIKNEEAFLETTIRVQDTIRWYRRSIGIGEIVGPGATNEVVENDDPIRSTELALKNLEKVMGLIPEVNQTKKDYQLAERLYDKSLELWQSQMQQVLSLIGGFEIRYKIPAQDGTMYSSILLEKQYRALDFFLDQAFNPPNWLANPEWKKDLNYSTYPNKLNELQINLLSDLVSPLRMKRLEYTEDTKDNLKILRKVVAQIQNSLFKELKDKQCMLDRRRQEIQQFYIDRLVFGLQYTGELSVGDVKRSLYSQNSKGIFKNELMMLKKEITNKIYKDKNDSCKGHLSLLLQELNKLKE from the coding sequence ATGAAATCATATATAATTTGTCTAAGCATGCTATGCTATTTCTCTGGACGGACGAGTATTTCGAGCCCGGAGATATATAGCTTTAAAACGTCTGTCGAGCTAACCATAAAGCAAGAGCAGCCTTTTTTAAAGACATACCTAGAGGGCGAGAAACTTTTTATGGAAATTTCGAATACCTTATTAAACCAAGAAATGCTTTTTGTTCGCCACAACGACGGGCAACGCGTAGTCAATAGACATGTTGTATGGTCTAAATTTAGAGATAGAATATTTTTAGAAGCTATCCGAGTAGAGTCTTTAACGGGTGTAAAAATTCCAATTCCAAGTAATCCAGGGAATAACAGAAGTATTTTGGCGACATTTTCTATTATTAAAGAAAAGAGTACCTCAGAAACTTTTTTTATAGAAATTTCAGATTTCTTATTAAGTGACCATGTTGAATGGGAAAGAACAAGCCATCAATCAATTGTCAAGGATTTGTCCTTTATTAAAAAAGCAAAAAATATTTCTAATGAAGTCCTTATACAAACTATTTGGGGAGTAACTAAAGATCAAGCCAGAATAACCATCCCAGTAGATTTTAGTTTTTATCGACTGCTTGCGCCCATGTCCCCCAGATTATATGATTATCGTATGGGTTTCAAGGCGGATGATTATGAAGGTGGGTTGGGTTATAAAACAAAGAACAACATTGCTAGTATAGCTAGATGGCGCTTAGAAAAAAAATACCCAGATCAAACATTAAGTGAACCCATAAAACCTATCGCATTTATTTTGTCTCCCGAAATTCCCGAAAAATGGTGGTCATATTTAAGAAAAGGAATTCTAGATTGGCTTCCTGCTTTCGAAGCTGCGGGTTTTAAAAATGCTATTGTGGTAGAAGATCCTTCGAGTAGGAATACCATAGCAACAGAATTCAATAGTGTGAACCATTCTATAGTTCGATGGGGAAATTTTCGAAATGTAAGGGGTTACGAGGATGGGGGTGGAGCCAGCATAAATAGTGTGATCGATAAACGATCAGGAGAAATTTTGAAATCTGATATTTTAATGAATTCAACCTTACAATTTTTAATGGACGCTTATTTTATTCGATGCGCACTTTTAGATAAACGAGCACAACAATATCCATTTCCTGATGACCTAGTAGGAGAATTATTGCAATCTTTGGTAGCTCACGAAGCAGGACATTCCTTTGGTCTAATGGATGGTCATTATGGGGAATATGCATATCCTTTTGATAAAATGCGTGATCAAAACTGGTTGCAGAAAATGGGACATACACCAAGTATCATGACCTATGCTAGACATAATAATTTGGTGCAACCAGAGGACAGTATTCCGCCATCACTACTGATCCAAAAAGTGGGTCCTACGGATATCTATAGTATTCGTTGGGGATATACTCCCTTTGTGAAAACCAATTCAATTAAAAATGAAGAAGCATTTTTAGAGACCACCATTAGAGTACAGGATACTATTCGGTGGTATAGAAGAAGTATTGGAATTGGAGAAATTGTAGGCCCTGGTGCAACTAATGAGGTAGTGGAAAATGATGACCCTATCAGAAGTACCGAATTGGCCTTGAAAAATTTAGAGAAAGTTATGGGGCTAATACCAGAAGTAAATCAAACTAAAAAAGACTATCAATTAGCTGAACGATTATACGATAAGAGTTTAGAACTTTGGCAAAGCCAAATGCAACAAGTGTTGTCACTGATTGGTGGATTTGAAATACGTTATAAGATTCCAGCGCAAGATGGTACAATGTACTCTTCAATTCTATTAGAGAAACAATATCGAGCTTTAGATTTTTTTCTCGACCAGGCCTTTAACCCTCCAAATTGGTTAGCAAATCCTGAATGGAAAAAAGACCTTAACTATTCTACTTATCCTAATAAATTAAATGAATTACAAATAAATCTTCTTTCTGATTTAGTATCACCACTTCGTATGAAAAGGCTTGAATATACGGAGGATACTAAAGATAATTTGAAAATTTTAAGAAAAGTGGTAGCACAAATACAGAACAGCTTATTTAAAGAGTTAAAGGATAAACAATGTATGCTGGATAGACGAAGACAAGAAATTCAGCAGTTTTATATTGATCGATTAGTATTTGGACTTCAATACACAGGAGAGCTCAGTGTGGGTGACGTAAAACGTTCTCTCTACAGCCAAAATTCGAAGGGTATTTTCAAAAACGAATTAATGATGCTAAAAAAAGAAATTACTAATAAAATTTATAAAGATAAAAATGATAGTTGTAAAGGACATTTAAGTCTTCTTTTACAAGAATTAAATAAACTAAAGGAATAA